Proteins encoded by one window of Kribbella flavida DSM 17836:
- a CDS encoding amino acid ABC transporter permease: protein MDIWSTLNDTFLDWESMKAVLPEMLKVGLVNTLILAAASVVLGTVLGMVVAVMGLSRRRWLRWPAKIYTDIFRGLPAILTILLIGQGLSPITRHWWGPNPYPLGILALSLIAAAYIGEIFRSGIQSVEKGQLEAARALGFGYSAGMRLVVIPQGVRRVLPALVNQFIALVKESSLVYFLGLLASQRELFRIGQDAAATNGNLSPLLLAGIFYLIITVPLTHLVNWFDKRLREGRPADLEVEELVHADHR from the coding sequence ATGGACATCTGGTCCACCCTCAACGACACCTTTCTCGACTGGGAGTCGATGAAGGCAGTCCTGCCCGAGATGCTCAAGGTGGGACTGGTCAACACGCTCATCCTCGCCGCCGCCTCGGTCGTGCTGGGCACCGTGCTCGGCATGGTCGTGGCGGTGATGGGGTTGTCGCGGCGGCGCTGGCTGCGCTGGCCGGCGAAGATCTACACCGACATCTTCCGTGGCCTGCCCGCGATCCTGACCATCCTGCTGATCGGCCAGGGCCTGTCGCCGATCACCCGGCACTGGTGGGGGCCGAACCCCTACCCGCTGGGCATTCTCGCGCTGTCGCTGATCGCCGCCGCCTACATCGGTGAGATCTTCCGCTCCGGCATCCAGAGCGTGGAGAAGGGCCAGTTGGAGGCCGCCCGCGCGCTCGGTTTCGGGTACTCGGCCGGCATGCGGCTGGTCGTCATCCCCCAGGGCGTACGCCGGGTGCTGCCCGCGTTGGTGAACCAGTTCATCGCGCTGGTCAAGGAGTCCAGCCTGGTCTACTTCCTCGGGCTGCTGGCCAGCCAGCGGGAGCTGTTCCGGATCGGGCAGGACGCCGCCGCGACCAACGGCAACCTGTCGCCGCTGCTACTCGCGGGCATCTTCTACCTGATCATCACGGTGCCGTTGACGCACCTGGTGAACTGGTTCGACAAGCGGCTGCGCGAGGGCCGTCCCGCCGATCTCGAGGTCGAGGAGCTCGTCCATGCCGACCACCGCTGA
- a CDS encoding amino acid ABC transporter ATP-binding protein yields the protein MPTTAESFTAVEAASLELTGIELAFGSNKVLRGVDLAVPAGTTACVIGPSGSGKSTLLRATNRLLEPAAGDIRLGGESVLRSNPDELRRRIGMVFQHFNLFPHKTVLENITLPLRKIKKLTKEGAAEAALVQLELVGLKEKASARPGNLSGGQQQRVAIARALAMKPEVMLFDEATSALDPELVKGVLALMADLAGAGMTMVVVTHEMGFARQVADQVAFMDQGVVVESVPPEKLFTAAESPRLRQFLSQVL from the coding sequence ATGCCGACCACCGCTGAGTCCTTCACCGCCGTCGAGGCGGCCAGCCTGGAACTGACCGGCATCGAGCTGGCGTTCGGCAGCAACAAGGTGCTGCGCGGCGTCGACCTCGCCGTACCGGCCGGCACCACCGCCTGCGTGATCGGCCCGTCGGGTTCCGGCAAGTCGACACTGCTGCGGGCGACCAACCGGCTGCTGGAGCCGGCCGCGGGCGACATCCGGCTCGGCGGCGAGTCCGTGCTGCGCAGCAACCCGGACGAGCTGCGCCGGCGGATCGGCATGGTGTTCCAGCACTTCAACCTCTTTCCGCACAAGACCGTGCTGGAGAACATCACGCTGCCGCTGCGCAAGATCAAGAAGCTGACCAAGGAGGGCGCGGCGGAGGCCGCGCTGGTGCAGCTGGAGCTGGTCGGGCTGAAGGAGAAGGCGTCGGCGCGGCCCGGCAACCTGTCCGGCGGTCAGCAGCAGCGGGTCGCGATCGCCCGGGCGCTGGCGATGAAGCCCGAGGTGATGCTGTTCGACGAGGCCACCTCGGCGCTCGACCCGGAACTGGTCAAGGGCGTGCTGGCGCTGATGGCCGACCTGGCCGGCGCGGGCATGACGATGGTCGTCGTCACGCACGAGATGGGCTTCGCCCGGCAGGTCGCCGACCAGGTCGCGTTCATGGACCAGGGCGTCGTGGTCGAGTCGGTCCCGCCGGAGAAGCTGTTCACCGCGGCGGAGTCGCCCCGGCTACGCCAGTTCCTGTCCCAGGTGCTCTGA
- a CDS encoding polysaccharide deacetylase family protein has product MRHPPARRPHHPAHDSPPPEQDLAPPSGRPAPSSFRPLPPDGSARLPGWRGDQWGRVSAPIVLAVSALVIGMIAALGAGDRQPAPAVHAAAPPPPAKYVVLTFDDGPDPRYTPRILDILDQYEAKATFFAVGTEVARHPALTRSLHDRGHSVQNHTWSHPDLRRLSAAAFDRQIRSTDEQIHAHTGTTPRCLRPPYGAQNPVVVQRAAGLGKQLVLWDVDSRDWDRPGTAAIVRRVVTGARHGSVVLFHDGGGNRAQTVAALPTILKTLKAKGFGFRATRCEGPS; this is encoded by the coding sequence ATGCGTCACCCGCCCGCCCGCCGCCCGCACCACCCCGCCCACGACTCCCCGCCACCCGAACAGGACCTAGCTCCGCCCAGCGGACGCCCTGCCCCGTCGTCGTTCCGGCCGTTGCCGCCCGACGGCTCCGCCCGGCTGCCAGGGTGGCGGGGAGATCAGTGGGGGCGGGTCAGCGCGCCGATCGTGCTGGCGGTGTCCGCGCTGGTCATCGGGATGATCGCCGCGCTCGGCGCCGGCGACCGACAGCCCGCGCCGGCCGTTCACGCCGCCGCGCCACCGCCGCCGGCGAAGTACGTCGTGCTCACCTTCGACGACGGCCCCGACCCGCGGTACACCCCGCGGATCCTGGACATCCTCGACCAGTACGAGGCGAAGGCGACCTTCTTCGCCGTCGGCACCGAGGTGGCCCGGCACCCCGCACTGACCCGCTCCCTGCACGATCGCGGCCACAGCGTGCAGAACCACACCTGGTCCCACCCGGACCTCCGCAGGCTCTCGGCCGCCGCGTTCGACCGGCAGATCCGGAGCACCGACGAGCAGATCCACGCCCACACCGGCACCACCCCGCGCTGCCTGCGCCCGCCGTACGGCGCGCAGAACCCGGTCGTCGTCCAGCGCGCCGCCGGCCTGGGCAAGCAGCTCGTGCTCTGGGACGTCGACTCCCGCGACTGGGACCGGCCCGGTACAGCGGCGATCGTGCGCCGGGTGGTCACCGGCGCCCGGCACGGCTCGGTCGTTCTCTTCCACGACGGCGGCGGCAACCGGGCGCAGACCGTCGCCGCGCTGCCGACGATCCTGAAGACGCTGAAGGCGAAGGGCTTCGGCTTCCGGGCCACCCGGTGCGAGGGCCCTAGCTGA